TGCTTATTGGTACCTCAACGGAAAGGACGGACCGAGCGGTGTTTACATTGCTACCTTAGGCAAACAAGATGCCGAATATTTCGTGTTGGGTTCGGATCCAGCATGGTCGCCGGATGGCAGAGAAATCGCTTGTGGTGCGGCTGAACCCGGGCGCACCTGGCTTATATTAGCCAACGTCCGCACACAAAAGTACGCGCGACTTTTACCTAAGAAAGCATTACCTTGGCAACGAACTCCATCCTGGTCAGCAACAGGCGATAAACTCGTCTTTGTCGGAAACAACGCTCCGTTACCGGTCATTCCGGAACTGGATCTGGACAATGCAAAAGCACTGCACAACGCATGGAAGGACAAACAGACCATCTTCATTGTGAATCGCGATGGCACTGGTCTCCAACAACTCGTTGATGAAGCCGGTGAGGAAGTTTGGGCACCTGAGATATCCCCGAATGGTGAACAAGTTCTTTATACACAACGAACGAATGTTGAGAACCAGATCTTTGAACTTGATGTAAACAGTGGGATTCGGACCCAGCTGACACATACTTCACGGAATTTTGGTGGCGACTGGTTTGATCCCGCGTATACGCTACCGGTATCACCGAAACCCCACTTACTCACCACAACATGGGCAGACGTGAAAACCCACAAACCGCATTGAAAACAGATACATAAATTCTTCTTCGCTGGCGGGGTTTCATGAAGATTAAAATATTAATTCGGTAATTTTTAGGAAGTCCGGTTCGGTTAGGAATGCAGATCGCATGAATCAACGGTATGAATGCCTTATGGGCATTCCCCGGGGTGAGTACACCGCAAAACCGAACCTACCGGGCCTGGGGAAATATAGAATTACCGAAATATTTTCTTAAACTTCAACTAATCCCGCCTCTTTCCTGTATGCGCCCTTAACTTAGGTATAGACACCATCCGTTAATGCCTCCTTTGCTGATGATTAATGGCACTTCCCATGACTGCTAACCACTAACAACTTGCGACTAAATACTCCCATGTTCCCACCTTAGGACATACGTAGACTGTTAGTATGTGATATAATACTAATGGTCCTCCTCGAAAAGAAACGTCCAATAATCCTGAAATTCATTTTTTTGCACCAGTTTGACCCATAAGTCGCGTCACTGGTGTTAATCCGGAATGATGCATGCTCCTTTCCCATGGGATAACTGATGAAAAACGACGATGCTAAACTCATTCAACGCGTTCTCGCTGGTGATGATACTGCGTTCTCCGTGCTTGTGAGAAAATACCAAAAGCCGGTGCACGCGCTGGCGTGGCGGAAGATTGGCGATTTCCACATCGCCGAAGAGATTACGCAGGACACTTTCCTGAAAGCATACCAGAAATTGGCGATGCTTAAGGAGCCACAGCGTTTTTTGAGTTGGCTTTATGTGATCGCGACGAACCACTGCAAGGCATGGTCGCGTAAGAAACGTTTGCGGACAGAGTCGCTGGAAAATACGAGTAGTACAACGTTGGAAAAAGCAACCTATTCGGGATATGTTATTTCGGAAAATGAGCAGACAGCGGTAGAAGCACAACGCGAGGTCGTCAAAGCGTTGCTTGCCAAGCTTCAGGAGAGTGAACGCACAATTGTAACGTTACGTTACTTCGGCGAGATGTCGAGTGCAGAGATAGGAGAATTTTTAGGAATATCCGCAAATACGGTTCGGAGTCGTTTGCGCCGGGCGCAGCAACGTTTAAAGAGGGAGGAACCCATGATACGAGAGGCTTTAGAAAACTTCCAAATCACACCAAATCTCACAGAGAATATCATGCGTGAGATTTCGCGTCTAAAACCCGCTACACCGTCTGGTAGCAAACCGTTAATTCCGCGGGCAGTTGGTGTTTCTACGTTAGCAGTTATCTTCTTGATGTTGGGTGTCGGTACGCAATACTTATCCCGCTTCCAAAAGCCGTATAGTTTTGATGCTGCATCTGAGATGACGGTTGAATTTATTGAGGCACCAATTGTGCTAAACCTTGAATCCAAACCGGATGTTCGGACACAATTCGGAAGTTCTGATGCGCTTAGTAAAAACGAAGGTACCGGACAACAACCTGACGATCATCCAGTCCTATTTGCAGCTGCACCGGTAGTTGAAACAGAAGAAGTAACTGTTGCCGATGAACCCGAGCGCGATATTACCTTGATTGTCAATACTACAGCGGAAGGTGGAGGGCATTTGGCAGAAGGAACTTTCAATCTTAGGAACACCGATAAGGCTTTGACATCCACAACTTATTCTACTAGTGGTCGAGGGAGTGGAAGAAGTGGTGGCGTTGATCCATCGCCGCGGTATATGCTGTTCTCTTATGTTAACCACAAGGGGATAGTCCTTCTCGAGTTCCCCTTAAGTATAGGAAATACTTGGACGCAAGTAGGTCGCTTCGGTCGATGGTACATAAGAGCGAAAACAAGTTTGGAAAACTATGAGCAAGTAGAAGTTTCCGCAGGGACCTTCCGTGAGTGTCTTAGGCATAAAACTGTTTTCACAGGTGTTGAAACCGACTCCGAACTGGAGAGTGCATTGGCAAATGGCACGCGCTATTTGTGGTTCGCCAAGGGCGTTGGAATCGTAAAAATGCGCTTTGAACATACCAATGGCATTGTAACGGAAGCCGAATTGCTGGAATACAAGGTCCCAGCCAACGCCACGGAGTACCTCCCTTTGCAGATTGACAACACATGGAGCTACAAATGGCAAAGCAGTTATCAGGACAAAGCGGCCATCGAAACGTGTTATGTTGTCAATTCAAGTGCCGTTTCAAGGCAGCAAGATACAACACCTCCAAAAGTGGAGAAGACTATTCCCAACTTATCTGAGAAAGTTTCGACGGATCTAAAGGAGATCCGAATTGCTTTCAGTGAAAGAATGAGAGGTATCGATGTGACGTTTGCTGGGGTCCCGGTTGATGATATCCGGTGGGAGGATGGCAACACAACCCTCGTTATTTCATTTAAACAACACCTCGCGGCTTCAAAAATTTACCGGCTCATATTGGGCGTTGATGGAAATATCAAAGATATAACAGGCAATCCGTTAGATGAACACACGCTTCTCTTCACAACCAAAGGTCCAGAACCAGTTACACGTACTTTTGTGGATATGACACCCGTTCCTGTAACAAATATTGAAGAACTTGATCTCTCAAGTGAGCTGCTTTGCCGCGTCTCAACGGACCTTACAGATGGCTTTGCTTTTCCATATTATCTGTTTATTCCACACCGGATAGATGCTAACAAACCGATCCATCTCCTGGTAGAGCCGTGCAATACAGGGTATGGCGACAATTTTAAAAGACTTGATAGGAAAGTGAAAGCATTCACAGAGGCATCTCATGCGACTGTCATCGCAAGAAAACTGAAAATCCCATTGCTTGTCCCTGTTTTTCCGCGGCCCGGCGGGGACCAATGGCAACTCTACACACATGCTTTGGATAGGGATACACTCCTGCTAAAAGAGGGTGGACTCAGGAGAATTGACCGGCAACTCATCAAAATGATAGATCATGCACAACGACTGCTACGGCACAACGACGTGAAAATGAATAAAAAGGTTTTCATGAATGGGTTTTCGGCTTCTGGAACGTTTACCAATCGGTTTGCGATTTTACATCCAACGGTTGTCCGCGCTGTCGCAACTGGTGGAATCAACGCTATTCCAACCTTCCCAACGGATCGCTGGAACGATGCTACAATGCGTTACCCAGTCGGAATTGCTGACATAAAAACAATCACTGGCATTGATTTTGACGAAGTAGCATATCAGCAGGTTTCTCAGTACATCTATATGGGAGCTCTTGATGACAATGACACGATTCCGTTTCGAGATGGTTACGATGAAGTAGATGCCAAGTTAGTCAAAAGGCTGATTGGGGCTAAGATGATGCCGGATCGATGGGAGGTCAGTCAATCAATATACAAGGCACTTGAGATTCCAGCACAGTTTGTTACCTATGAAAATACCGGGCATCAAATCAGGAGTGAGATGATTGATGATATTGTCGCCTTTTTCAAGGCTAACTCTGGAGATGAGATTGTTGAGATCGTTCCTCATCAATATCTGCCTCCGTCTGGAGAGTGAAAATGAAACGGATACTATTTCCTTTAATTTTTCTGCTATTTACGGTGAGTCAAGTTTCTGCTGGGTTGAATGAGGGACTTGTTGTCTATCTTACTTTTGACAACGTAAGAGACAAGAAGGTTCTTGACGCTTCCGGCAATAATCTCGATGCCGATGTCATCGCAAATGTAGATTTTATTAAAGGCAAATATGGGAATGGAATTCATATTGCTGCTGAGCCGGAAGGCGATGATTGCGTCCGTGTTCCTGTTGACGATCTGCTAAAAATCGAAGACGAGATAACGATGATGGCTTGGGTGTATCATGAGGATTGGGAAATCGCTTGGGGATCGTGGCTTGATAGAGGCAGTCAGGACCGGATTGATACGAAGCTGTCCTACAGCATGGGGTTCTTTGAAGCGCATATTCCATTCTGGGGCCCAAAAATCGGCATGATCTTGGGGACCGTTCAGGGGAGTTGGAAATTCATCACCACGGGTCCCATGAAAAATAAAAACTGGCATCACATCGCCGAGACTTACGATGGTAGGACCATGAGAATCTATCTGGATGGTATAATCCGTTCTGAGACCGTGGAGATCTTTGGATTCATGGGGACTAATGACTCAGAGTTACATATTGGATGCGCGGTAGGACATCCGCGATATACCTTCAGGAACGGTTCGATTGACGAAGTAGGCTTATGGCGACGCGCCCTGATCCAAGATGAAATCAAGACGGCAATGCAGGACATCTTCGCGGTTTCACCGAAAGATAAAGTATCCACCACATGGGGTGATATTAAGAGAAGAACATTGATGCACTAAGTATGAATGCGTTTATTTTCTCCGGGCGGTGCCAAATGCCGTCCTTTCCTACCTTTATCTTCCTCTCTTTTCCACAAAAATTTCTCTTTTTTTTCAATTAAGCAACCATTTTGCACCTATCTTGCGTCACTATAATTCGATGGGTTAGTAATTCAACTATCGCTTTCTGGAGGTGCCTGATGAAAAACGAAGATGTTGCAATTATTCGACGCGTTCTCGCTGGTGATGAAGCCGCTTTTGCTGAACTTGTGAATAAATATCAAAAGCCGATTCACGCATTGGCTTGGCGAAAAATTGGGGATTTCCACATCGCTGAGGACATCACCCAAGACGCTTTTCTGAAAGTGTATCAGAGACTTTCAACGCTGAAAGATCCGAACCAATTTTCTGGATGGCTCTATGTGATTACAGCAAACCTATGCGCCACGTGGCTCCGCAAAAAACGGATACAGACGCAACCGTTGGAGGACACAGAGACAGCGATGATACAGGAAGACGCTTATTCCCGACACGTCACCGAAGAACGGAGTAGAACCGCAGTTGAAGCACAGCGCGAAGTTGTCAAAAAGCTGCTTGCGAAGTTACAAGAGAGTGAACGCACAGTGATGACACTCTACTACCTTGGTGAGATGAAAGTTGAAGAGATTAGTCGATTTTTGGGCGTATCGGCGAGTACTATTAAAAGTCGTTTGAGGCGTGCGCGGCACCGTTTAAAAGAGGAGGAACCGATGATAAGAGAAGCACTTGACCATTTCCAAATTACACCGAATCTCACAGAAAATATCATGCGCGAAGTATCGCGTCTAAAACCCGCTGCACCATCTGGTGGTAAACCGTTTGTGCCGTGGGCAATAGGCGTTTCTACGTTAGCGGTCGTATTTTTGATGTTGGGTGTAGGCAACCGATACTTGTCGCGTTTCCAAAAGCCCTACAGTTTCGATGCGACTTCAGAAATGACAGTGGAACTCATTGAAGCACCAGTGGTACTAAATCTTGAATCCAAACCGGATGTTCGGACGCAGTTGGGGAATGTCAACACGCCAAGCAAGAACAATGCCGCTAATCGACAGCCTAATGAGGTTTCGGCATCGGTTGCAGACGCAGAATCAGATGAAACAATTAAAGACTATTCTCAATGGGAACTACCGAAAGAGGCGAAAGCGCGTTTCGGGAAAGGCGGTATTAACGCGATCCAGTTTTCACCGGATGGCACACAACTTGCTGTCGGGAGTAACATCGGTATATGGCTGTACGATGTAGAAACAGGTGAAGAGAAGTCCCTACTTGCCGGGATGTGCCAATCCCTTGCTTTTTCGCCGGATGGTCGTTTCCTTGCGAATGGTGGCGGCATGTTTCGCGGGCAGGAACTCCAGTTGTGGGAAATGGCCGCAGATCGTAAGGTCCCGCTCATTGGTGGCCCTTTTGTCGGATCAGCATTGAAGTTTTCTGAAGACAGTCAAACACTTGTCGGTTTAGTTTGGACTGGAGACAGACTTGTCTGGTTAGATGTTGAAAGTGGGCAGGGCTCTGTGAAGAAGACCGAAGCAAAATTTGGCACGGGGATACCTTATCCTGATGTCTTCGCACTCACATACGATAAAATTGCGATTGGATGGGATGATGGGAAAATACAGTTGTGGGATCCAAAAACGGGTAAAGTGTTATCGACGCTCGATGGACATGCAATGCCAGCGGATATGTCGGATGATAAAAGAGTCTTAGCGTTAGCATTTTCACCCGATGGTACTCGCCTCGCCAGTGGAAGCAAGGATAAGACGGTGCGCTTATGGGACCTCACCAACGCCGACGACGGAATTATCCTTCAAAAACATACCGGATGGACAAATGTGTTAGCGTTTTCGCCGGATGGAAAAATGCTTGCCAGTGGGAGTGTCGATAAGACGGTGTTGTTGTGGGATACTGCCACGGGTGAACTACTCGCGACGTTGGCTGGCAATACCAGTAGTATTAATGCGCTAACGTTTTCACCTGATAATAGCATGCTTGTAAGCGGAGGGGCGGATGGCACTCTCCGATTTTGGAATACAGAAACAGGAGCTTCGCTACCGCTCTATATCACAGGACACATGGCATCGATGAGAGCAGCGGCTTTCTTTCAGGGTAGTTCCACGCTTGTGGGCGTGGCATTTAATGGGGAAATTATCTTTTGGAATCTGAAAACGCCGCATAAGTCTATTGTTCATACGGCGGGTCATCGAGATTTGTTCTGGACTTTGGCGTTTTCGCCGGATGGCACGAAACTCGCCAGTGTTGGTGCCGAGGGGAGCATAATCTTCGGGGCAGGTTTCGGTCTCGCCAGTTCGCGTCCAGATTCTTTGATTCGTTTGACTGATGTCAGCACGGGGAGCGAATTGGCGACCCTTACAGATATTGAAGTCCCTTCAAATCTGACTTTTTCGCCTGATGGAAAAATAGTAGCCTTTAGTAGTCACGGTAAAATTAGTTTGTGGAATACAGAAACAGGGATTTTAGTTGATACCGCTCTTCCGCCCGCGAGTGCTTTGGCATTCTCACCAGACGGGAAAAAACTCGTTACTGGCACTCAGGAGGGAGATGTTGAGATGTGGAATGCGGAAACCGGGGTTGCGGTAACTTCCTCTATAGAGCTTGATGGTTTTAGCAATACTGTAGCACCTATCAGATCCTTGGTGTTCTCTCCAAATAGTACGCTGCTTGCTGTGGCAAAGGATGAAGGTATTTATTTGTTGGGAAGTAATAAAGAAATTCATCTTAAAGAGAGGTACCACCGTGGTGCCAGAACGTTAGTGTTTTCGCCAGATAGTACTGTATTTGTTGCTGGACTTAGATATGGCGACATTGAGTTATGGGATTTGATAAAAGGAAACAAACTTACTACACTCAATGGACATACAGAAGAAGTGAAGATGTTGGCATTTTCACCTGATGGTAAAACACTCGTCAGCACAGGGGCAGATGGCACAATTCTCTTGTGGGATTGGAATGAAGTCCTCGTGGATTCATCCGAAAGCGAATAATGGTAAACAGGTTGCGGAGGAGGTAATCATCTGCGGATTGCAGGTGCTTGCCTCCTTATCCTTGGTCCACTCAAACGTCTAATTAACCTCGCACCTCTCACGTTAAATCTCCGCATTTGCTGTCATTCCCAGACGGTATTCAGATTTCTACACAGACGGAGTCTACTGAACTTACCGCCAATCAAATCTCCCCTGAAGATTTGCTGTCCCCGAATCTGTATCCTTTTAGATAGATTTATGCTATAATTCTGCTAAGAGAAAGAAGTAGAAACAAATCCAACGACTACAGGTTCTCCTTATCCCTCGTTATCATCAGAACGGAATCTTAACCCTTTCTACACGAACCACTCCTATCTTTTGCAGAATTATGCACCAGTTTGCCCCGTAAAAAGCGTCACTATAGCACGATCGGAGGGAATACATGAAAACCACGGATGTTGATCTTATCCACCGCGTTCTCAATGGTGACGATGCTGCCTTTACGGAGCTTGTGAAGAAATATCAAAAACCGATTCACGCGCTTGTGTGGCGGAAGATTGGTGATTTCCACATCGCCGAAGAAATTACGCAGGATACATTCCTAAAGGCGTATCAGGAATTGGCAAGGCTAAAGAAACCGCAGAGTTTTGCGAGTTGGCTCTATGTGATTGCTGCAAACAACTGTAGTACATGGCTGCGTAAAAAGCGTTTATGGACAGAACCGGTTGATGATACACGACTACAAGAAACGACGTATTCTGGATATGTCGTTGCGGAAAACGAACGCGTAACGGCAGAAGCACAACGCGAAGTCGTCAAAAAATTGCTCGCCAAACTCCAAGAGAGTGAACGCACGGTCATCACGCTGCATTACTTCGGTGAGATGTCCAGTTCGGAGATCGGCGCGTTCTTAGGCGTATCGGCAAATACGGTGAGGAGCCGTTTGCGCCGCGCCCAGCAACGTTTAAAGAGGGAGGAACCTATGATTCGAGAGGCTTTAGAGAATTTCCAAATCACACCAAATTTCGCAGAAAATATCATGCGCGAGATCGCGCGTCTGAAACCCACTGCGCCATCTGGCGGTAAGCCATTTATACCGTGGGCAATAGGTGTCTCTGCATTAGCAGTCGTCCTTTTGATGCTGGGTATCGCAAACCATCAATCCTTATCGCGTTTCCAAAAGCCCTACAGTTTCGACGCTGCGTCAGAGATGAAGGTTGAGTTGATTGATGCACCCGTGGTGCTAAACCTCGAAGCCGAGCCAGATAGCCGGACGCAACTCGGAAATGCCAACGCCCAAGATAAGAACAATGGCATTGGTAACCAAGTTGATGACGCTGCTTCGCTTGACTTGGAAACAATTATCACCAAGATGAAGTACTACGATAATGCTGTCACCTCCGTAACCGGCGATTTCGTTATGGAACGTCATCAAGATTCAGGAATTGGAAAAAATGAATATACGCTGATGTTTGATGGTGAAAAAGTCCAAATGGAGCAGGAAGAGGGATGGCCGATCATAGGGTATTGGGATGGAGAACGCTCCTGGGAGGGCGCAAAAAATAAAAGGATGATCTTTGAATTTGAAATTCCACCCAACACGGAGAAAACTGAGCTTGAACCGATTCGGCAGGCATTCAAGCATAACGGTATTGACCTCGCAGAGGATGTCCGCATCGTTGATGGCGACGAGCCAGAGAGTTTCACACTTGTTGAGAAGGAGACGGGGACAATCTACTCTTTCTGGTTGGAGGGAGAGACGACGCTGTTGGTTTATGATTATCATCTCGAATATAGTGTTCGCCCTCAGTGGTTGGTGCCTTCTAACTATGATCCGAGATTTTGGCTCACCTTCCCAAGCCTCGGTTCAAACAATTCCTACCTATCCGAACCGCTTTGGCACTTGCTTGAGAAACATGAGAGTGAAATTATTGGGAGTGAGGTCCTGAACGGTGAAAAGACATCCGTAATTCGTCTAAATATCCCTGCTTGGTCCACGGAAGATTTTAAAATGCCTGCTGAGTCCTATAAACTCTGGATTTCTCATGACAAAGGTTTTCGACTGGTTAAGTCAGAACGAGCGTTTGCCGTGGAGAATCCGACGGAATGGAGTTCCTACAAAGCAGGTGTAACCTATATTTCGACCCGAAAAATTGAACATCACGAATATCTACCGGATGTCTGGTTTCCTAAGAGAATTGAGTCGATTACTGTTCCAAAGGCATCACCGGAGCAACAAGATGAAGCAGATTTCCTTTACAAAAATGTCCTTCTCACGAAGCAGTGTCGGATAAACACCGATGTTACAGCGTTCCTCAGTCTGCGTTTACCGCCTGATACACCTATTTTCGATTACGGAGAAGGTCAACCGAGTTTCGTAGAGAATGTGCTAAACCCTAAACCTAAACCGGATATTCTGACGCAATATGAATCTGATGAGCAAGTCTATGATCCCGCGCCACATGATTTACAAATGGTCATCACTAAGATGAAGCACTATGATAGTGCTATCGTCTCAGCAAGTGGTGACTTCGTCATTGAGCACCATAGGGATTCAGGGATCGCGAAAACGCAATATGCATTGACATTTGAGGGCAAGAAAATCCGGGTGGAACAAAAAAGGGATTTTCCGACGTTAGATAAGGATGTGCCCCTGATAAAAACGCTGTTGCCGCTCGTGAAAATTTACGACGGAGAACAGCAGTGGGAAATCTATAAATACAGAAAACTGCTCTTTAGCCTTGAGGTTACACCTGACGCAGAGCGTACGGTCATCAAGACAATTCGACAGGCGCTCACGCAACAAGGCATTAAACTTGCTGACGATGTACGCATCGCCGCGAGTGAACAGCCGGATAGTTACACGCTTATTGAGAACCAGACAGGTAAATCCTATTTTATCTTATGGGAAGCAGAGACGACCCTCAAGGTCTATGACCTCCATCATCTCGAATATGGGGTTTGGTATCAGCGGAATATTCTTTCTGACCTCGATCCGAGATATTGGCTCACTTATCCCAGCGAAGGTGGAAGTGCCTATCTCACCGAACCCCTCTGGCAACTCTGGCAACTCCTTGAAAAGCATGAAAGTAAACTGCTCGGCAGCGAATTGCTGAACGGCGAAGAAACTTCTGTGATCCGACTGAATTTACCTAAGCAGTCCCTTAAACTCTGGATTTCTCACGACAAAGGTTTCCGGCTGGTTCAGTTGGAAAGAGCATTTATCGCTAAGAAACCGGTATCGGAGCACTTCAAAGTCGGTGATATCTATATAGAAACACGGAAAATAGAGCATCACGAATACCTGCCAGATGTCTGGTTCCCTCAGAAAATTGAACGGTACTATACCCCACTGACAGATCCGGATCCGCAAGGCAAGGATCAAGTCATTTTAAAAACTGTAGTCCACACGAAGCAATGTCGGTTAAACACGGATGTTGCTGCGTTACTCCGTTTAGACCTACCCTCCGATACACCTGTTTTGGGTTTAAAGCCAGAACCGGATGCGCCAAAAGCGGAAAAAGTCGCATTTTTACGTCAAGAAATTCCTCGAACGCTGAATCTCCGTCTTGACATGTTCAAATTGGTTGAGGAACTCGCCGAATTTTACGCCAAAGACCCGGATCTTTCTCTGCTAAGGGATCAAGTCCATGAGGAATCAAGGACACTCATGAGGACTATCTTTGATTTGTGTCATCGTTACAATCGACTCACCAATGATGACTCGGCATTCAAGTCAGGCGGTGAATTTCACGATCTCATGAAACAAAACGGCATTAGCATTTCCAGAGAATAGTGGAATACCGCTGAATCCGAGAAGCACGATGATTTGTTTGGCGAGGCAACTGTGCCTCGCCTTCTCTTTTTGGGTTGAAGTATATCCTCCGTAGGAACAACCTAAAATCGCATAATTCAACAAAATAAAAAATTGACTGTCACCGGAATTTGTGGTAAAATAGAGGCATCTACATCAGTGTTCTGGAAACCGCGACCCCTGACAACGAGCAACTTAAAGATGACCAGAGAACAAATCATAACCCAAGACCCAGATATTCACGGCGGCGTGCCTGTATTTGCAGGCACACGTGTGCCCATCAAAAGTCTCATTGATCATCTCAAAGCCGGCGAGAGCCTTGACTATTTTCTCGAAGGTTTCCCTTCTGTTTCTCGGCAACAGGCAGTTACTTTTTTAGAAATCGCATTGGCATCGGTTTCCAAGGAAATCTCAGCTTGAAGTGTCTGACGACAAACCCTCCTTACCTCTCGTTGTCAAGAAATTAGAATCTCAACCCTCTTATCATAAACTCACTCCAATTTTTTTTGAGAATTCTGTGACTTTTTCATCTCAAATAGCGTCACTATGTGTTGATGTGAAATACTGAACATTCCCTATCCAGAGGTATCCGATGAAAAACGATGATGTTCAACTTATCCAACGCGTGCTTGAAGGCGATGATACTGCGTTCTCTGT
This window of the Candidatus Poribacteria bacterium genome carries:
- a CDS encoding sigma-70 family RNA polymerase sigma factor — protein: MKNEDVAIIRRVLAGDEAAFAELVNKYQKPIHALAWRKIGDFHIAEDITQDAFLKVYQRLSTLKDPNQFSGWLYVITANLCATWLRKKRIQTQPLEDTETAMIQEDAYSRHVTEERSRTAVEAQREVVKKLLAKLQESERTVMTLYYLGEMKVEEISRFLGVSASTIKSRLRRARHRLKEEEPMIREALDHFQITPNLTENIMREVSRLKPAAPSGGKPFVPWAIGVSTLAVVFLMLGVGNRYLSRFQKPYSFDATSEMTVELIEAPVVLNLESKPDVRTQLGNVNTPSKNNAANRQPNEVSASVADAESDETIKDYSQWELPKEAKARFGKGGINAIQFSPDGTQLAVGSNIGIWLYDVETGEEKSLLAGMCQSLAFSPDGRFLANGGGMFRGQELQLWEMAADRKVPLIGGPFVGSALKFSEDSQTLVGLVWTGDRLVWLDVESGQGSVKKTEAKFGTGIPYPDVFALTYDKIAIGWDDGKIQLWDPKTGKVLSTLDGHAMPADMSDDKRVLALAFSPDGTRLASGSKDKTVRLWDLTNADDGIILQKHTGWTNVLAFSPDGKMLASGSVDKTVLLWDTATGELLATLAGNTSSINALTFSPDNSMLVSGGADGTLRFWNTETGASLPLYITGHMASMRAAAFFQGSSTLVGVAFNGEIIFWNLKTPHKSIVHTAGHRDLFWTLAFSPDGTKLASVGAEGSIIFGAGFGLASSRPDSLIRLTDVSTGSELATLTDIEVPSNLTFSPDGKIVAFSSHGKISLWNTETGILVDTALPPASALAFSPDGKKLVTGTQEGDVEMWNAETGVAVTSSIELDGFSNTVAPIRSLVFSPNSTLLAVAKDEGIYLLGSNKEIHLKERYHRGARTLVFSPDSTVFVAGLRYGDIELWDLIKGNKLTTLNGHTEEVKMLAFSPDGKTLVSTGADGTILLWDWNEVLVDSSESE
- a CDS encoding LamG domain-containing protein — encoded protein: MKRILFPLIFLLFTVSQVSAGLNEGLVVYLTFDNVRDKKVLDASGNNLDADVIANVDFIKGKYGNGIHIAAEPEGDDCVRVPVDDLLKIEDEITMMAWVYHEDWEIAWGSWLDRGSQDRIDTKLSYSMGFFEAHIPFWGPKIGMILGTVQGSWKFITTGPMKNKNWHHIAETYDGRTMRIYLDGIIRSETVEIFGFMGTNDSELHIGCAVGHPRYTFRNGSIDEVGLWRRALIQDEIKTAMQDIFAVSPKDKVSTTWGDIKRRTLMH
- a CDS encoding sigma-70 family RNA polymerase sigma factor, yielding MKNDDAKLIQRVLAGDDTAFSVLVRKYQKPVHALAWRKIGDFHIAEEITQDTFLKAYQKLAMLKEPQRFLSWLYVIATNHCKAWSRKKRLRTESLENTSSTTLEKATYSGYVISENEQTAVEAQREVVKALLAKLQESERTIVTLRYFGEMSSAEIGEFLGISANTVRSRLRRAQQRLKREEPMIREALENFQITPNLTENIMREISRLKPATPSGSKPLIPRAVGVSTLAVIFLMLGVGTQYLSRFQKPYSFDAASEMTVEFIEAPIVLNLESKPDVRTQFGSSDALSKNEGTGQQPDDHPVLFAAAPVVETEEVTVADEPERDITLIVNTTAEGGGHLAEGTFNLRNTDKALTSTTYSTSGRGSGRSGGVDPSPRYMLFSYVNHKGIVLLEFPLSIGNTWTQVGRFGRWYIRAKTSLENYEQVEVSAGTFRECLRHKTVFTGVETDSELESALANGTRYLWFAKGVGIVKMRFEHTNGIVTEAELLEYKVPANATEYLPLQIDNTWSYKWQSSYQDKAAIETCYVVNSSAVSRQQDTTPPKVEKTIPNLSEKVSTDLKEIRIAFSERMRGIDVTFAGVPVDDIRWEDGNTTLVISFKQHLAASKIYRLILGVDGNIKDITGNPLDEHTLLFTTKGPEPVTRTFVDMTPVPVTNIEELDLSSELLCRVSTDLTDGFAFPYYLFIPHRIDANKPIHLLVEPCNTGYGDNFKRLDRKVKAFTEASHATVIARKLKIPLLVPVFPRPGGDQWQLYTHALDRDTLLLKEGGLRRIDRQLIKMIDHAQRLLRHNDVKMNKKVFMNGFSASGTFTNRFAILHPTVVRAVATGGINAIPTFPTDRWNDATMRYPVGIADIKTITGIDFDEVAYQQVSQYIYMGALDDNDTIPFRDGYDEVDAKLVKRLIGAKMMPDRWEVSQSIYKALEIPAQFVTYENTGHQIRSEMIDDIVAFFKANSGDEIVEIVPHQYLPPSGE
- a CDS encoding RNA polymerase sigma factor, with product MKTTDVDLIHRVLNGDDAAFTELVKKYQKPIHALVWRKIGDFHIAEEITQDTFLKAYQELARLKKPQSFASWLYVIAANNCSTWLRKKRLWTEPVDDTRLQETTYSGYVVAENERVTAEAQREVVKKLLAKLQESERTVITLHYFGEMSSSEIGAFLGVSANTVRSRLRRAQQRLKREEPMIREALENFQITPNFAENIMREIARLKPTAPSGGKPFIPWAIGVSALAVVLLMLGIANHQSLSRFQKPYSFDAASEMKVELIDAPVVLNLEAEPDSRTQLGNANAQDKNNGIGNQVDDAASLDLETIITKMKYYDNAVTSVTGDFVMERHQDSGIGKNEYTLMFDGEKVQMEQEEGWPIIGYWDGERSWEGAKNKRMIFEFEIPPNTEKTELEPIRQAFKHNGIDLAEDVRIVDGDEPESFTLVEKETGTIYSFWLEGETTLLVYDYHLEYSVRPQWLVPSNYDPRFWLTFPSLGSNNSYLSEPLWHLLEKHESEIIGSEVLNGEKTSVIRLNIPAWSTEDFKMPAESYKLWISHDKGFRLVKSERAFAVENPTEWSSYKAGVTYISTRKIEHHEYLPDVWFPKRIESITVPKASPEQQDEADFLYKNVLLTKQCRINTDVTAFLSLRLPPDTPIFDYGEGQPSFVENVLNPKPKPDILTQYESDEQVYDPAPHDLQMVITKMKHYDSAIVSASGDFVIEHHRDSGIAKTQYALTFEGKKIRVEQKRDFPTLDKDVPLIKTLLPLVKIYDGEQQWEIYKYRKLLFSLEVTPDAERTVIKTIRQALTQQGIKLADDVRIAASEQPDSYTLIENQTGKSYFILWEAETTLKVYDLHHLEYGVWYQRNILSDLDPRYWLTYPSEGGSAYLTEPLWQLWQLLEKHESKLLGSELLNGEETSVIRLNLPKQSLKLWISHDKGFRLVQLERAFIAKKPVSEHFKVGDIYIETRKIEHHEYLPDVWFPQKIERYYTPLTDPDPQGKDQVILKTVVHTKQCRLNTDVAALLRLDLPSDTPVLGLKPEPDAPKAEKVAFLRQEIPRTLNLRLDMFKLVEELAEFYAKDPDLSLLRDQVHEESRTLMRTIFDLCHRYNRLTNDDSAFKSGGEFHDLMKQNGISISRE
- a CDS encoding DUF433 domain-containing protein — encoded protein: MTREQIITQDPDIHGGVPVFAGTRVPIKSLIDHLKAGESLDYFLEGFPSVSRQQAVTFLEIALASVSKEISA